The Coffea arabica cultivar ET-39 chromosome 2c, Coffea Arabica ET-39 HiFi, whole genome shotgun sequence genome includes the window TGATCATTTTACAACAAGGTTGTGATCCTAGCTCAAGTGTTTAAAACCCaaatatgcaaactcaacaccacTCACCCACTTCCCCTTCAACATCAGATTAAGCTAGCAAAAGAAAATGACCAAAACCAGCTTGTGTGGGCTgttgcgaaaaaaaaaaagaaaaacagcaaattATGAGTATGAAAACGcagcaaaagaaaagacaagaaaTTCAGCAAGAGTTTctggaacaaaaacaagcagGCTGCTGCATTTTCCTTCTCAAACTAAGATTTCTTAATCACAGCCTTGATTCGAATTTTCCCAAATCAACATCATACATTCAAACTAAACAACCAATTTcactaaaaacagaaaaatttagCAAGACATCATGCAAATCTGCCGCACAATAAGAAACCAAAGAGAACCTACAACTTGGATAGGAGCAACAATGTGGGAAAGAAACTAAAAGCACAAGAGATTGGGAAAGCAACCATGTATGATTGAAGTGAATGCGAAATTAAAACCAGAAACAACCCAAACATGAACTCAGATTCTGGTGGGAACCACTAAGAGTTAAGAATGCAGCTGCCACAGGCGTGAAAAATTGcaacaaaaaggagaaaaagaagaagaaactggCGGCATGCCTATCTGGAAACATAAACTTTATGTAAAAAGATTCAGCAGCCAGTTTGTGATATGACGAAGACTTAGATAAACAGACCCACAGGAAGAAACttgaccaaaacaaaatttacaacTACTTCAGAAAAACCAACCCACACGTATCGATGCAacaaactgaaaatttctgaaCTTGCTGCAGCAAATTTATGCGCAAACAAACTCAGTTGAAACCATCTAAACTCAGGCAACAAGACCCCCAAACAttctttcccattttttttGCCGACATGAAACCTTAAGATTTCAGCATACAAACAAGAATAACAACACAAACATGGGAATTTTCTGCTACATATGAACCCAGATGCCTTCTCGAATGAGCTAGCCatgaaaaatgtcattttttctGTTTAAAGTTAACATCTTGCCGCTAACCACAACCTAATAACAAAATCTAACAACAGCACCAAACAATCCTAAGCATTAAGGTAATGGACATGCATATAAACAGCAAAAGATCCCAACTTTGGGGTATAAACACAAGAATAATACAAGATGAAGCAAGCGGCAACCCACAGACGATGGAAGACATGCTTACCAACTTCGATCAACTAGAACTGACCAAAACTCCTCTCATAAAAACCAAAAATGATATCTGAATACTAAAACTTAAATcccaggaaaaagaaagagttcTTACCGTAAGAAAGAAAAACTTGGTCGCCGACGTAGTTGATGATTGAAGCTTTACTTCTCTGATGTCGTTCCTCTGTTTCTTCTTTGCCTCCTCCTCCCCTCTATTCTTGCCTTTCAGTTCTAATCTAGCCCACCACTCTTGCGGTTTTCTTTCTCTGATTTCCCCTCCCCCAGTAACCTCACACGCCGCTAATCCTTTTCTCTGGTTTCTTCCCCTTGTTCCCGTCTCTCCCTTTTCGTTTCCCTCAAAACTCTCAGCCGTCGTCTATTCTTTTCGtgtctttcttttgctgttcTCCCCCCAATCTCCCCTTTATCTTACTTCTAACCTCACAAAGctgccttctttttcttctgaaAAGCCTTTgttgatcctctgtttttttttcctcaccCTCTCAATCTTTCTCCCTCTTTGCGGCTGTCaaccctctctctcttttcttgccaTCTCTTTCTTTATATACTGGAATCAAACACCCTAAATCCTCTGTCATTTCTTCTCTATTTGCAGCTGAAGGAGCTGCCTCAAAGttcccttgcaagctgcgaccaaaacgcagcttgcatgccgcggtcctcattttttttttttgaaacaaaattaaaaataacaaaaaacacTTTAATCAATAttggatgaaaaataaataaactagaaacaacaaaaaaaatgcaatttccaattttctctttttcattttccattttcatcgtttttttcattttttccaagaaagcaatgaataaaacaaaaataattaaaacatatttttttgaatgtttttctttttcttttttctttcctttttctagaaactctacgctaaacttaaaaacttaaaaaaaacaaaactaaaaactaaaaactaaaactaaaaaatgaataaaactaatatgacaaataaaaataaatagcaaatgaactagacaaactaaaaaggtaaaatgaataaaactaaaataaaataacaactaaaagtgcaaaacaaacaataatgaactaaaatgcaaacaatctaaaacaaaaatcatgaaatagatgcaacatacaaattatttaaaatttggtgtttacaaCCTAAATAACAAGAGACGAGGTAAAGATGGCTATATGGCCTTGAAATTAGACATGTCAAAAGCCTATGATAGAGTGAAGTGGAACTTTATTGCTGCGGTGATGGCTAAAATGGGCTTCTGCCCTATTTTGATTAAATGGATTATCCCTTGCTTAAATtcagtttcattttctttcaatatcAATGGTGACAAAAAAGGCTATGTAGTTCCTTCTAGGGGCATTAGACAAGGGACCCCTTATCCCCTTACCTTTTCATTATCTGTGCTGAAGGCCTCTGTAGTCTCTTTAACCAAGccttgaaaaacaaaagaatctCCGGTCTGAAGCTGGCTAGGAACGCTCCAAGTCTGTCCCACCTTTTGTTTGCTGGCGATTCCTTGATTTTTTGTAAAGCAAATGTAGGTGAGATAAAGGAAATAAAGAGGATCCCGAAAGTCTATGAAACCGCATTAGGACAACAAATCAACTTGGAGAAATCAACGGCCCTTTTCAGCAAGAACACAAACAGACAGGTGTAGGAAGACATAATGAGGGAGCTGGAGGGGATCAAAGTAGTTGCTCAGGCCCTCAGGGTAAATACTTGGGACTTCCCCTTGTTATAGGACGGTCAAAAAATCAGATTATGAGCTTCATCCGGGAAAGTGtcaaaaagaaaattcaaggtTGGGAAGGAAGATTGTTGAACTAAGCAGGAAAAGAAGTCCTCCTGAAGTCAGTAGCAATGGCCATGCCAGCTTATACTATGTCAGTTTTTAAATTGCCAAAGGGATTATGCAAGGAGTTAAGTTCCATCATGGCAAACTACTGGTGGGGTAGCGAAGGCAACAAGAGGAAAATCCATTGGATGAGCTGGTCCCATTTGACAAATATCAAAGAAAGAGGAGGATTGGATTTTAGGGACCTCGAGGATTTCAACATGGCCTTACTAGCAAAGCAAGTTTGGAAgttcatcacaaaaccaaaCTTGCTTGTTAGTAAGATCATGAAAGctaaatattttccaaattctTCTATTTTACAGGCTACAAAGGCAGCAGGGGATTCATGGATTTGGCAAAGTATACACAGCTCTATAGGCCTTATAGAAGAGGGAAGTAGGAAGAATGTGGGAAACGGGGAAACAATCAACATCTGGGAGGATAGATGGGTTTCAAACTTGACAGGAGGTAAAATTCAATCAACCATACCTACCAACTGTGAAATCATCACGGTGAAGCAGCTGATCATGGGACAACAGTGGGATCCAGGTATCATAAATAGGCTATTTTTGAAGAAGAGAGTGTAGCTATTCAAAGCATCCCTTTAAGCCTCTATGATGGCCGAGACAGAATAAGATGGAATCTCACAAGGTCGGAGATCTACTCAGTCAAGACAGGCTACTCTCTTTTAAAGGAAATGGCAAAGAACCATAGACCCAGCAAGTTGGATCAGGGTGGACAAAGCACAGAGCCAAGTAAAGAAATGATCTGGAAAAGACTTTGGGGACTCAACTTGAAGCATAAGATTAAGCACTTCATCTGGAAATGCCTCAATCAGACCCTTCCAACAAATGAAGCAATTGCCACATGGATAGGGAAAGGATGCAATGTTTGCCGAAGATGTGGAGAAGATGTAGAAACAATTTGTCAAAATTTGAGTAAATTGACTGGAATCGGCCCCTTTCCTCTTCCTGGCCCTTTCTATTAAATAAGAATTCCTGTACAATCTATTTTTGGTAAACCCCTATATACACTTGATTGATTGACCTAATATACGGCTATTGTAACTGATTTTCTATTCTAGGTAAGAAATATATACAGATTTTAGCCATAATGTCTGTCATAATCTGCCATAATCTTTCCCATAATATCTGCCACAATCTTTCCCATAACCTCTGCCATATAATCTGCCATATAATCTGCCACAATCTTTCCCATAACCTCTGCCACAATCTCTGCCATTGATACCATTGATATCCCCCCTCAAATTGATGCTGGCTGATCAACAAGCATCAATTTGTCAACAAGAAAGTGATGACGATTTTTGGAGAGAGCTTTAGTAAACACATCCGCAATCTGGAGATCAGTGGGGATATGCGGAAGAAAGATGACCTGAGCATCATATGATTCACGAATAGAGTGACAATCCACTTCAATGTGTTTGGTACGCT containing:
- the LOC113724140 gene encoding uncharacterized mitochondrial protein AtMg00310-like, which translates into the protein MAMPAYTMSVFKLPKGLCKELSSIMANYWWGSEGNKRKIHWMSWSHLTNIKERGGLDFRDLEDFNMALLAKQVWKFITKPNLLVSKIMKAKYFPNSSILQATKAAGDSWIWQSIHSSIGLIEEGSRKNVGNGETINIWEDRWVSNLTGGKIQSTIPTNCEIITVKQLIMGQQWDPVKTGYSLLKEMAKNHRPSKLDQGGQSTEPSKEMIWKRLWGLNLKHKIKHFIWKCLNQTLPTNEAIATWIGKGCNVCRRCGEDVETICQNLSKLTGIGPFPLPGPFY